Below is a window of Bacillota bacterium DNA.
ACCCTGCCGGCGAGTACCACCGCGTCGAGGCTCATATGCTCGCCCCCCCGTGAAGCGACCGGACGACCATCGTATGTTCTATGCCGCGCTCGCCCTCGAATCCCGAGAGCATCTCGGCAGCGTGCTCCCTGTCCCTGGTAATGGCAACAACCGTGGGCCCGCTCCCCGAAACGATAGCGCATAGCGGCGAAAACCTCTTCAGCCTGTCGATGATGCTCCCGACCTCAGGCACCAGCCGTTCGACCGGCCCCTGCAGGGCATTGCCCATTCCGAAGGCCATCCTCTCCACGTCCTGGCTTATGATACCGTCGAGCACCAGCCGCTCGTCGCCGCCGTCACTGCCGCCGCCGTTGTCGAACTCCGCGTACGCCTCGGCGGCAAGGAGGGACGGCGCCGGCTTGACGAGCGTCATCCAGAACGGCGGCGCGGGTGTGATCACGCGGACCTTCTCGCCCCTTCCGTGCACGAATGCCGTCTGGGGCGAAAGCGCGAATGGGACATCCGAGCCGATCTCGGCCCCTACCTGGAGCATTTCCTCCGTCGTAATGTCGAGGCCCCACAACCTCGCGAGGCCGGTGATGCACGCCGCCGCGTCCGAGCTACCCCCGCCGAGTCCCGCGGCCACGGGGATGCGCTTCCTGATGAAGATGTCCGCGCCCCTGTCCGGGGCGAACCGTTGCTTGAGGAGTTCCGCCGCCCTTGCGGCGATGTTGTAGGAACCGTTCTTGGGGTTCTGGGGGATGTCGGGGTTGTCGCAGGTGACGGTGATCAGACCGTCCAGGCGGTCTGTGAGGACGACATCGTCGCAGAGGTCGATCTTTTGCATGATGCTTCGAACCTCGTGGTAGCCGTCACCTCTCAGGGAGAGAATCCTGAGAGTCAAATTGATTTTAGCGTGCCCCTTGACGGTTATCTGATCCACTGCGGCACCCCTGGGGGACTATTCCACGCGGCCCCACCAACACCTCCCTATACCTGCTCAGGCACGGTTCCGGTGGGCAGGGCCTGGCCCTCTACTCCCTGAATGGATATCGCTTCAGCGCGCAAGTCTTCGAGGGCGCCCAGTACAACATTGTACTTCTCGTAGAAGACCGCGACAAGATCCCCCGGGCGGGCCATTCTGATCGCGTGCCGTACCGCCTCCCCCTCGTCCAGGACGATTTCCACATCATCGAGGTTCCGCCCTGCTTCGACGATACCCCTCCCGAGGAGCGACGCGATCTCCCCGGGCTTCCGGCCCCGCAGGTCGGAGTCCTCTTTCAGGACGATGAAATCGAATCCCCTCGCGGCCACCCGGCCGAGGTTGATTACGGCCTCATCCCGCCTGTCGCCGGGCGAAGTCACCACGCCGATCAATCTGCCCCGCTGCCTTATCGCCTTCAGGGTCTCGATCGTCCGCTGAAGCGCCGCCGCGTTGTGGCCGTAATCGACCAGCACCCTGACGTCGCCGACGCTGAAGAAGTCGAGGCGCCCCGGGTTCTCGGAGTCGCTCCCGAAGTACTTGAGGGCATCGCGTATGGTTGCGAGGGGGACCCCCAGCGCCACACAGGCGGCGGTCGCGGCCAGGGTGTTCTCTATGTTGTGCCTGGCTCTACCGCGGAGACACACGGGCACGCACCGTGCCTGGACGACCTTCCGCTCCGAATCGCCGGTGACTACGCATATCATCCCGCGTTTCAGTATTACCGCGCTTCCCCCGGCGGACAGGTGCCTCTTTACAAGCAGGTTGTCGTTGGAGAGGGTGAAAAATATGATCCTCCGCCTGCAGCGCTCGATCATGTTCAGCACGACGGGATCGTCCGCGTTCAGCACGGCGAAGCCATCCGGCTTCACCGCGTCCAGCACCACCGACTTCACGCGGCTCAGATCCTCAAGGTTGTCGATCCCGCCCTGTCCAAGGTGATCGTCCGTGACGTTGGTCACTACGGCCACGTCGCACTGGTCGAAGCCGAGCCCCCACTTCAGGATCCCACCCCGCGCGGTCTCGAACACGGCCGCCTCGACGCGCGGGTCCATCAGCACTGCCCGCGCGCTCCGCGGTCCGGCCGTATCGCCTCCCAGGACCTTATACCCGGCGATGAACACGCCGTCCGTCGTCGTCATGCCGGTGACCAGGCCGTGCTGCGTCAGGACGTGCGATATCATCCGCGTCACCGTGGTCTTACCGTTCGTGCCGGTGACTGCCGCCAGCGGGATGCGGGACCTGCTGCCGGGCGGGAAGAGGTGGCGCACGATCGCCTCGCCGGCGTCACGCGCGCGCCCATGCGAGGGGTAGTGGTGCATCCGGATACCGGGCCCCGCGTTGACCTCGATGACCGCCCCGTTTTCGTGGCCCAGGGGCTCGTAGATCGAGTTCATGACCACGTCGATGCCGGCCACGTCCAGGCCGATTATGGCGGCCGCGCGGGCGACGGTCCTCGCGGTGTCGGGGTGGACCTCGTCGGTGACGTCGATGGCTATCCCGCCCGTGCTGAGATTGGAGTTGTCGCGGAGGTATACTATCTCCCCCGGCTCGGGGACGTGCTCGAGGCTCAGCCCCCGGCGGGCCAGCGTGTTCACCACTATGCGATCGACCCTGATCTTGGTCAGGGGTTTCTCGTGTGACTCGCCCCTGCGGGGGTCGGAGTTGGCGATCTCGACGAGCCGGCGGACACTGTGAATCCCGTCCCCCACGACGTGCGCGGGTATCCTCTCCGACGCGGCGACCACCCTGCCGCCCACCACGAGAACACGGTAGTGCCGCCCCGTCACGAACTTCTCGATCAGCACCCTCTTGCTGTACTTCTTCGCAAACCGGTACGCGTCGAGCAGCTCGCGCTCGCTCGTAAGATTCAGCGATACCCCCTTGCCCTGATTGCCGTCGACCGGTTTGACGACGACCGGGTAGCCGAGATCGGACGCAAGCCTTCGCGCCTCCGCCTCGGTGACCGCCACATCCCCCGCAGGCACCGGAATTCCGCTGGAACGGAGGATGCTGTTGGCGAGGTTCTTGTCCTTGGCAACGTCCACGGCGACGCAGGACGTGAGGTCCGTGACGGTGGCCTCGACGCGCCTCTGGTGCACTCCGTAGCCGAGCTGCACCAGGCTGGAGTTGTCGAGCCTCATGACGGGGATGCCGCTGCGCCTGGCGGCGTCGGCTATCGCGCGGGTGCTCGGCCCGAGACCCCCCGAGAGTATGAGGCGCCTTATCCTTTCGACCGTCCGTGACGCGTCGCAAGGGGCGCCGGACGCCACGCACTGTACCAGCCTGACAGCAGCCCGCCCCGCCTGGATTGCGGCGCCGGCCTCGCTTGACTCGAACACTATCCTGTAGACGCCCTTGCGAGAGGTCGCCCGGGTTTTCCCGTAGAACACGGACGCACCCGCAAGCGCTTGAAGTTCGAGGGCCACATGCTCGATCACGTGGCCCAGTAAAGTGCCCTCTCTAAGCCTCTCGACGAAACCGCCCGGGCGTCCCACCGAACAGTAGTGCTCCGCAAGGCCTGGGACCAGTCTGAGGATCCTGGCGGTGAACTCCAGAATCTCGCTCGTCAGAACGTCGTCGAACTTCCCGAGGTCTATCAGCATCTCGACCACGGGGCTCCTGCTGTGGACGTTGGGCCCTTCCACGACCCTGATGTCCACCAACCTCATCGACAATCCCCCACAATCGAAGACTAGGCTGTGCAAACCCGGCCGTCCGTATTCATCGAACGCCCCCGTCACTGGAAGGCGTTTCCTCGACCTCGCGGGGGAAAAGCGGCTCGCGACGCGAAAGGTCGAATCCGTATCCGGGCGCCAGGGTGTGTACCACGGCGCCCAGCACTGCCACCGGTTTATACAGGTCTTGCTCGGACACACTGGAGTGGGCCAGGCGCTTCCCGTCGATTACGGTTACGGTGCCTGACCCGGCAACCCTGAACCTGGCTTCGGGGTCGACGATGATAGCCGTGTCCTCGTCTATCCCGACGCCAAGTATGTACGGGTTCTGCGCCACCGCGAGCATGAGCCTGCCTGTGCGGCCGCGCTGGGCGAAATGCTGGTCCACGACAACCTCTTCCAGGAGGCCCATGCCCGGGGCCATGCGTACGGCGAAGTTCAGTGGGGTTTCATCGCCCTCGCCCTCGATTATCATGGTGTCACTCATGGCGGACGCGCCAGCGCTCGTCCCCGCTATGACTACGCCCTGCTCGTACGCGCGCTGCAATGCTTCATACACTCGGGTCCCGCCGAGAAGGCTCGTTATCCGCAGCTGGTCGCCCCCGGTAAAAAACACGCCCGTCGATTCCGCCAGCGTGGCGGCGTTCCCCGGCCTCGCCGCATCGCTCCGCGTCTCTACGTGCAGGACTTCGACTGACTTTACCCCCAGCCTGAGGAATATCTCCCGATACTCCCGGCCGGTGGCCTCCTGATCCACGGACGCGACAGTCATGATCGCCATCCTTGCCTCGTTTCCTCCCGCCAGCCGCACCACGAGACGCAGTATCTCCATATCGTCGTCCTTGTCCTCCGCACCACCGATGATCACCAGATTCCCCCGGACCTTACGACCCATAACTCCCTCCACATATCGGCCTTCAATGAGTGTCCCCGACGTGCGGAAAAGCAAACTGGAAGCGACAGCCCGCTTCCAGCCACGTGTGGCGTGAGGTCCGCGATATGCCTGGCTAAATCACGATGTCGAGCAGCTCCATGACGTTCGTTATGCGGCTGCAGATCGTCGCGCGGTCTGAACCGGCCCCCAGGAGGCCCACCGCCGCGCCGTCCTCGGTGACTACCAGCGAGCCGCTGTCGCCGGGTTGCCCCATGGCCGAGGTGACTATCTGATCCACGAAGTAAGCCTCGCCAACCTCTCCAAGGGAGATTTTGAGCGTCGTACTTATGACCTTGACGACCCCCGTGGTCAATCCGGTGGTCCGGCCGCTTTTCTTCACCTTCATGCCGATCTCGACGTCACGATATGCGCTGACCGCCCCCACTTCCATTATGTCCGCCTTGATCATGTCCTCGGAGACCGGGCGGGCAACTGCCGCGTCAACAAGGTTCTCCCTGCTGGACTTCCGGACGAATTGCATCTCGTACGACGGTTGGACCGCGCGAAGCATCATGTTTGCGACACCCTCCGCCGCCAGCGCCAGAGGGCACGTTGCCCTGCTCGAGACCCTGCATATCGGCACGAATCTCTCGAGGTAAGCGACTACATCCTCTGCCTGGCCGCCGTCATACCGCCCGGGCTGGAGTATGGGGTCTCCAACGCGCGCGCGACCGTCCCTGCCGTCCGTGATGTTGGCCAGCACGTGGTTGTTTGACAGGATGAGGGGCTTTCCCGTCTTTCTATCCCTGACGACGGCTCCGAACGTGCCCGCCGTTACCTTAGGGTGGCCGATGCTGCTGCCCGGCACGGCCGGCCGCACCTTCTCGGTCCGGTCGAGCAGCATTATCTCACCTACCTCAATGACGTCCGTCGCCACCCTGTTGATCTGCTTCGGGATGCAGTGAGCCACCGGTACATTCGAACTGGGGAGTTTCTTCTTGACCAGGACCGTGACAGAGGTCTCTCCGGTGGAGTTCCCGCGGACTTCCTTGTTGCCGATTCCCACGCCGACCACGTTGTCCAGATGGAGGAGACCGTATTTGCGGCTTTTCAGTACGCTCATCAGCCTCTGCACCCGCCTTCTCCTCCCTTCCCCTACTTCTCCGGTAACATGTTATGCAAACCGGAGTGCCGTTGCGCCGCAAGGAGCGGGAAAAAGAAAAGCCCCCTCGCTGTGCGAGAGGGGCGCGGGTTTGGAGCCTTATGCCGTCTTGCTCAGGGCAGAAACGCTGAACTCGTTATTCTCGCCTTCAACCTGAATCCTGACCGTCCTCGTGAGGACGTCCGAATACGTATACGACACTCGCCTCGGGACGGGTGAAGCGTTAACCTTAACGACGAATATGTTCGGGTACGTGCGCTCCAGGATCCCCTCATCCATCTGGACCCTGCGGCGGCTCTTCATCGTCTTCACAGTGATGCGCTTGCCTACGTGGCCCTCGAGCCCACTGCGTATGTCGCCCAGCACACCCTTTGAAGCCATACGCTCACGCCCTTTCAGGGGACAAAAAAGACGCCCCCCTTATGTCAACTATTATACCACGCCGGGGGACTTTTGGCAATTGGCTGAATTTTGACTTACTTGCTGTACTTGTCCGCTACCTTCGAGGCCCCGTACGAGTTCGGCTTGATCTTGGCGTCGAAACCGCTTCCCGCGACCATGCCGACGATCTCGCGGATCAGGTCCTTGGTCTCGCCGTTCTTGCCTATGTCGAGGTGAATCTCGATATTCAGGTTGGAGTGGCCGTTCTGCGCCATCTTCTCGTACAGCCGGCTCGCCACGCCCAGGCTGAGTGCGGCCTCGTAGAATATGCGCTGCCTGAGCGATGCCATCTTCCGGTCCTTGGACCGGTGGTAGTAGTAACGGCCGCCCTTGCCGATGCGGTGGATTATTACCGCAGTGACGAAACACACCTCGTCGCGGCTGTGGGAGTCGGTCCCGATTATCAGCTTGTAGTTGTCCTTCGGCGACTCGGACACGTAGCCGACGATGTCCTTGAACATCGCGTCGAAACTCATGCTCCCCTTGGTAGGACTGACGAACATCATCGAGACCTCACCCCCTTTTGACCACATCTGACCTTAAACAAGTCTAGCACTGTGTTTTTCCTTTTGCAAACTCCGCGCCCAGCGCCCGTGCGAGTTCGGCGAACTCCGGAATCGAGAGCGTCTCCGCCCTGCGCGCCGGTTCGATCCCCGCGCTCTCCAGTGCCCCCCGCACGGAATCGCGCCCGAACAGGCCGCGCAGCGCCGCGGCAAGCGTCTTACGACGCTGGCCGAACGACGCTCTGACCACCTTGAAGAAAAATGCCTGGTCGGCCACGCCGGCGGGCGGTTCCTCGCGCACGTCCATGACCACTATGGCCGAGTCGACCTCAGGGGCGGGCATGAACGCGGCCCGCGGGACGCTCGAGTACACGCGGGGCGTCGTCCAGTACTGGCAGGCCACCGAGAACGCGCCGTACGCTTCGTCGCCGGGCCCTGCGACGATCCGCCTCGCGACTTCCTTCTGGACCATGAACACGAGGCGGTTGACCGGCGCCCCGGAGAACAGGACGTTCACGATTATCGGGGACGTGGCATAGTAGGGCAGGTTTGAGACGACCTTCCACGGGCGGGCCGCGCCCCCGCCTGCGGCGGCAGTCGTGGCCGGTTCAACTCGTTCCATGGCCGCCTTGAGGTCGATCTTCGCGGCGTCGGCGCGGAACACGGTCACGTTGCCGAAGTGTGCCGTGTGCGCCTCGGCCACGGGTATGAGGCTCCTGTCCAGCTCGATGGCGACGACGCGGCGGCACAGTGGGGCGAGCGCCACAGTGAGGGTCCCTATCCCGGGTCCGAACTCGACGACACAGTCGGACTCGCGAGGGTCGACGGCCGAGATGACCTTTGCGAGGATGTTCTCGTCCACCAGGAAGTTCTGACCGAGAGAACGCTTGAGCGAGAGACCGTGTCGCCTTAGCACCTCCGCGACGACCGACGGTGACGTGAGCTTCACCGGGCTTCCGCCGGCGGATGGCCCACCGGAAAGCAAAACGGGCGGTGGATTAACCCCCCCGCCCGTGCCGGTCGCCGGAGACGAGTTCACACTGCGGTCCTCAGAGGACGTAGACCTTGGTTCTTTTCCTGCCCCAGCGCAGGGCTTCCATCTTCGATTCGAAGCAGACATCGATCCTCGAACCCTTGATTGCCCCTCCCACGTCGCCCGCCACGGCGAACCCGTAGCCGTCGACGTAAAGCCTCGACCCGAGCGGTATCACGCGGGGGTCGACCGCCACTATCCCGAAGCCGGCGCGCAGGCCGGTGGACGTGTACCCGTCCGCCGAGGCGCCGGTGCTCTCGGGGCCCGGTGTGTACGCGGTCGCCACGACCTCGAGCGCCTTCTTGAACCTTATGCTGTGGCCACCGCGCGAGACTACGCCGCTCGACCCCATGGCGATCACCTGGGGGACCGGTCGCTGGACCATCTTCTCGCTGATCGTGGCCGTACTTACCACCTTGCCGCCCCGCTTCAGGAGCCGCACGACTACCTCCTTCAGGCCGTTGCGGCCCTGCTGAACCACTTTCGATATGCCTATTTCGAGGCTCGAGTCCTCGTGGCGCTCCGTCTGGAACGGTATCGCTACTTTCTTCGTCACGATCTCCTCGGTCAGACGCGTCACGGATATCGTCATCCCGGAGACCACTTCGGTGTCGGGCGGCGGGTTCACGAGATCCCCGAGGGACAACTCAACACCGGATTCCGCGAGGGCATCCCTCACCAGCGTCCCCGCCACGCGCACGTCAACAGAATTCCCGTCGACCATCACCTTCACCGGTAACGAACGGTTCACGATGATGACCGAGCCTGGCCTCGCCAGGGACGAGAGGTCGGGCGACACCACATCGCCCGGCTCGAGCCGGACACCAGCATCCGAAAGTATCCCGGCGACCGGCACTCCGCGCCGGTTGACCTGCACAGCGCGCCCGTCGGCCACAACGGTCACGGAAGCGCCTGCGTTCAGCGAATTCAGCGCGACACCCGAAATGAGCGCTACAACGGCGGCGGCCGCTATCGCGGCGCCGATTCTCTTGTCAGCCATGTTTTTAACCAGCGTCCTCACCCTGATACCAGCCTTAGACAGATTAGCACCCCCCAGGTATGGGATGAGAGAATTCGACAGGCCGGCTTCACCTTCCTTCACAGGCACCTGCTGAGGAAAGATGCAGCTTTTGCCAGCTATTATACCCAGCAGTCGCCGGCCTATTCACGACGGGGGGATGCCGAACACCCTTCGCGTATTCGATGAGGTGAGTTCCGCGATTCTATTGAACGGAATGCCCCTGAGTCTCCCGAGTTCCTCGGCCACCTTGACCACGAACGAAGGCTCGTTCCTCTTCCCCCTGAACGCCTGGGGCGTCAGGTAGGGGCAGTCCGTCTCAACCATGATCGTGTCCTTCGGGGCCAGCCTCGCCACCTCGCCGAGCCGTCTTGCGTTAGGATACGTAACAGGTCCGGCGAATGATACCAGGAACCCCATCTTCAGGCACTCTCTCGCCATAGGCCAGTCTCCGGAGAAGCAGTGCATCACGCCACCCACCCTGGCCGCGCCCTCCTCCTTCAGGATGGCCACCACTTCGTCGTGCGCGTCGCGGTCGTGGACGATGATTGGTTTTCCCAAATCTATCGCGAGCCGGAGAAATACGCGGAACACCTCGCGCTGTACCGGCCGTGGCGACAGGTCCCTGTAGAAGTCGAGGCCGATTTCCCCCACTGCGACCGCCTTCGGGTCCGAGAGCATCGAGCGGTATCTTGCCAGGTCGGCCGGGACGAACTCCTTCGCATCGTGCGGGTGTACCCCCGCCGCGAAGTAGACGCCCGGGTACCGCCCCGCCAGGTCCATGGCGCGCTGGGACGAGGCCCTGTTGAACCCGACGTTCACTATGATGGCCACACCCGCGGCAGCCGCGCGTTCCACGACCTCATCCCTGTCACGGTCGAAGTCGGGCATATCGAGATGAGCGTGCGAGTCTATGAGCACTGGTACACCACCGGCCCCTCTCCTGTCAGGATATCCTGCTACCGGGCGGAATGTCTGAGTCGGTCGTAAGCAGCACGAGGTCCTCGTCGCTGGAGGCCGCCAGGAGCATCCCCTTCGACTCGATACCCCTTATCCTGGCCGGTTTCAGGTTCGCCAGTACAATTATTTGTTTGCCTATCAGGTCTTCGGGCCGGTACTGGGCGGCTATGCCGGATACTATTTCCCGCGTGGCATCGCCCAGGTCTATCGAGAGCCTCAGGAGCTTGTCGGCTCCGGGCACCTTTTCGGCGGATACCACCCTCGCGACCCGGAAGTCCATCCTCTTGAACGCGTCAATAGTGACTTCCTCCGCGCTGGCGGCTCCGGCGGAGCCCGCCTGCGGTGAGAAGCCTGTCGCCGCCGCTTGCGCGGGGGCGTTCCCACCGGCGGAGGTGATGGAGGCCGCGCTCTTCTTCGTAGCGTCTACAGGCGCCCTGGTCTCGGGGTCGATCCTCGGGAATAGCGGGCTGCCCCGGCGCGTCACGGTGCCTGGCTTGAGACCTCCCCACTCGGTGAGCTCACGGAACAGGCCCTCCCTCGGCGAGCCCTCCACTCCCAGCTGGGTCCATATCCTCTCCGGCGTGTCGACGAGATACGGGGTCAGCGCCACGCCCAGTATCCGCAGGCATTCGCCGAGGTAGTAAATGGCCGTGGCAGCCCTGCCGGTCTGGCCCTGTCTCATCAAGGCCCACGGCGCCACCTCGTCGATGTACTTGTTTGCGCGGGATACCAGTCGCCACAGGTTTGCTATCGCTCCCGAGATCTCGAGCCGCTCCATTGATTGCTCCATATCCCGCACGACGCTGCCCGCGAGCGTCCGGAGCTCGGCGTCCAGCGGCGTCTCCTCACCTGGCCCGGGGAACTTCCCCCCGAAGAACTTCTCCGCCATGACCAGGGTCCTGTAAAGAAGGTTGCCCAGATCGTTGGCGAGGTCGGAGTTTATCCTGGCGACCAGCGCGTCCTCGGAGTACACGCCGTCGGCGCCGAACGGTATCTCCCTCAGGAGGAAATGCCTTATCGCGTCCAGGCCGTACTTGTTTACGAGGGTCACGGGGTCGATGACGTTGCCCCTGGACTTCGACATCTTGCCTCCCTCGAGCACGAGCCAGCCGTGACCGAACACCTTCTTCGGGAGCGGCAGGTCCAGGGCCATCAGCATGATGGGCCAGATTATAGTGTGAAACCTTACTATCTCCTTGCCGACCAGGTGCACGTCGGCGGGCCAGTACTTCGCGAACCTCTCAGGGCTGGCGGGGAATCCCGCCGCCGTGATGTAGTTCGTGAGCGCGTCGAACCAGACGTAGACCACGTGCCTGGGGTCGTCCGGGAGCAGTATGCCCCAGTCGAACGTGGTCCTGCTCACACACAGGTCCTCGAGCCCGCTCTTGATGAAGCTCACCATTTCGTTCCGGCGGGAAGCCGGCTGGATGAAATCGGGGTTGTCCTCGATGTACTTCAGCAGGCGCCCCGCGTACTTGGACATGCGGAAGAAGTAGCTTTCCTCGCGGAGCCTTTCGAGAGGCTTGTCGTGGTCGGGGCACTTGCCGCCCTCAGACCCTTTGTACTGGGCTTCGGTGTAGTAGGCCTCGCAGTCGGCGCAATACCAGCCCTCGTACTGCGACTTGTATATGTCCCCCTTCGCTTCGATTCGCCTGAATACTTCCTGAACGGCGAGTTCGTGGCGCTTCTCGGTCGTCCTGATGAAATCGTCGTAGCTTATCTTCAGGGTCGACCACAGCTCCCTGATGCCGGCCACGATGTTGTCGACGAATTCCTGGGGCGTCTTCCCGGCCGCCTGCGCGCGCCTCTGGATTTTCTGGCCGTGTTCGTCAGTCCCGGTCAAAAAGAACACATCATACCCCTGGAGCCGTTTGAACCTCGCGATCGCGTCGGCCGCGACAGTCGTGTACGCGTGGCCGATGTGCAGCCTGTCGCTCGGGTAGTAAATCGGAGTTGTGATGAAGAACGACGGTTTGTTCTTACCTGCCGGACTCATGAGTATTTCCCCCTCAAAAGAAATGCCCCCGTCCTACAGGGACGAGGGATCTCGTGGTACCACCCTTGTTCGCGCCGGTATCGCTACCGCCGCCTCGGCGAGTGCCCGCCGGCACCCCGGCATTCTAACGGCTGCCGTCCGTCCGACCCTACTGCGCGCCGCCGGCGCTTTTAAGGTTGGAGCTCGGGGGCCATGTTCGGCCGTCCGCCCTCGCGCCGGCTTTCACCTGATCCGGCTCTCTACCGCGTGGCTCGCGACCTACTCTTCCCCCTCATCGCTGGAAGTAATCCAGTTAATGCTGAATATAGCGAACGCGACTGGCGATGTCAAGCTGAGCAGGTGAGTCCCACCAGGCGGAACAAGCCCCTCCATTTGTCGAACGGTTTTTCCAAGATTTTCTGCCAATCTGGTTGACTGTTATTGGGTTTTCTGGTATGTTCTTGTCAGGTTGTCGAAACGTGTAGAAAAGAGGTGACATCTCATGATGAAGTCCACCGGGATCGTGCGGAAAGTAGACGAGCTCGGGCGCGTGGTGATCCCCATCGAACTTCGGCGGACGCTGGACATTGAGGAAAAAGATTCACTCGAAATCTACGTGGACGGCGACAAGATTATCCTCCGTAAGTACGAGCCCGCCTGCGTGTTTTGTGGAAACGCGCAGAACGTCGAGCATTTTAAGGGGAAGAACGTCTGCAAGGGCTGCCTGGCGCAAATGTCGTCCAAGGTCGTCTGAACGAGTGTTGCTCCGGCCTCCGGACGCAGAGGGGGAGGAGAAATCCTCCCCTTCCGGTTTGTCGAGGCGTCTTCCGCCGTGCCGCCCGCGGCCACGCCATCCTCAGTCACGCTGTTTGAAGCCGAGCCCCGACCGGTAACCCC
It encodes the following:
- the metG gene encoding methionine--tRNA ligase codes for the protein MSPAGKNKPSFFITTPIYYPSDRLHIGHAYTTVAADAIARFKRLQGYDVFFLTGTDEHGQKIQRRAQAAGKTPQEFVDNIVAGIRELWSTLKISYDDFIRTTEKRHELAVQEVFRRIEAKGDIYKSQYEGWYCADCEAYYTEAQYKGSEGGKCPDHDKPLERLREESYFFRMSKYAGRLLKYIEDNPDFIQPASRRNEMVSFIKSGLEDLCVSRTTFDWGILLPDDPRHVVYVWFDALTNYITAAGFPASPERFAKYWPADVHLVGKEIVRFHTIIWPIMLMALDLPLPKKVFGHGWLVLEGGKMSKSRGNVIDPVTLVNKYGLDAIRHFLLREIPFGADGVYSEDALVARINSDLANDLGNLLYRTLVMAEKFFGGKFPGPGEETPLDAELRTLAGSVVRDMEQSMERLEISGAIANLWRLVSRANKYIDEVAPWALMRQGQTGRAATAIYYLGECLRILGVALTPYLVDTPERIWTQLGVEGSPREGLFRELTEWGGLKPGTVTRRGSPLFPRIDPETRAPVDATKKSAASITSAGGNAPAQAAATGFSPQAGSAGAASAEEVTIDAFKRMDFRVARVVSAEKVPGADKLLRLSIDLGDATREIVSGIAAQYRPEDLIGKQIIVLANLKPARIRGIESKGMLLAASSDEDLVLLTTDSDIPPGSRIS
- a CDS encoding AbrB/MazE/SpoVT family DNA-binding domain-containing protein; the protein is MMKSTGIVRKVDELGRVVIPIELRRTLDIEEKDSLEIYVDGDKIILRKYEPACVFCGNAQNVEHFKGKNVCKGCLAQMSSKVV